In the Methylomonas rhizoryzae genome, one interval contains:
- the yrfG gene encoding GMP/IMP nucleotidase — protein sequence MLNWNTIDTVLLDMDGTLLDLNFDNHFWQEFVPLRFAELHDLSLEEAKRQLAPRFKAMEGRLEWYCLDYWSRELSLDIAGLKHELAGLIAVHPHVVDFLEAARNGGKRLILVTNAHRDSLALKMDRTCLHQFFDAIVSSHDLGMAKEQQGFWLTFQQNYRFDKLRTLLVDDSLAVLRSARAFGIANLISIAQPDSRQPKREIIEFPAMEDFRALLPDLHPISAF from the coding sequence ATGCTGAACTGGAACACAATCGACACGGTGCTGCTGGATATGGACGGCACGTTACTGGATTTAAATTTCGATAATCACTTTTGGCAGGAATTCGTGCCGTTGCGTTTTGCCGAACTGCATGACTTGTCGCTAGAGGAAGCCAAGCGGCAACTTGCGCCCCGCTTTAAAGCAATGGAAGGACGGCTGGAATGGTATTGCCTGGATTATTGGAGCCGGGAATTGAGTCTGGATATCGCCGGATTAAAACACGAGCTAGCCGGTTTGATTGCCGTTCATCCGCACGTTGTAGATTTTTTGGAGGCTGCCAGAAACGGCGGCAAGCGTTTGATATTAGTGACCAATGCCCACCGCGACAGTTTGGCTCTGAAAATGGATAGGACCTGCTTACACCAATTTTTCGACGCCATCGTTTCGTCGCATGATTTAGGCATGGCCAAAGAACAGCAAGGCTTTTGGCTAACATTTCAACAAAACTATCGCTTCGATAAACTGCGCACTCTGTTAGTCGACGACAGTTTAGCGGTATTACGCTCCGCTCGGGCATTCGGCATTGCCAACCTGATTTCGATTGCCCAACCGGACAGCCGGCAACCCAAACGGGAAATCATTGAGTTTCCGGCAATGGAGGATTTTCGGGCGTTACTGCCGGATCTGCATCCGATTTCGGCTTTTTAA
- the trxA gene encoding thioredoxin TrxA codes for MSDLVLHVSDADFNDSVLKAGGPVLVDYWAEWCGPCKMIAPVLEEVAAEYQGKLTVAKLNIDENPKTPQHYGVRGIPTLMLFKGGEVEATKVGALTKSQLTAFIDSNI; via the coding sequence GTGAGCGACCTAGTCCTTCATGTATCAGATGCAGATTTCAACGATTCCGTCCTTAAAGCCGGCGGTCCGGTTTTAGTCGATTACTGGGCTGAATGGTGCGGCCCATGCAAGATGATCGCGCCAGTTTTGGAGGAAGTAGCGGCCGAATATCAAGGCAAATTAACGGTAGCAAAACTCAACATCGACGAAAACCCCAAAACCCCTCAGCATTACGGGGTTCGCGGTATCCCGACATTAATGTTGTTCAAAGGCGGCGAAGTGGAAGCCACCAAGGTTGGAGCCTTGACCAAGTCTCAACTGACTGCGTTTATCGATAGTAACATCTAA
- a CDS encoding DEAD/DEAH box helicase, with amino-acid sequence MKKAHVTETRFSNLELSDSIVKGLKEAGFIHCTPIQDRSLPIALRDRDVAGQAQTGTGKTASFLLATFQRLINDESEKIKNPRALILAPTRELAIQIHKDALLLGKYLNLKFALIYGGTDYQKQLDKLKANVDIIIGTPGRIIDFYKQGAFSLDNIQVSVLDEADRMFDLGFIKDIRFLLRRMPVPEKRLNLLFSATLSYKVTELAYEHMNNPVMIRIEPEEVTSKAIKQLGYCPANEQKIPLLLGLLKSHQPQRSIVFVNTKRCAELLDDYLQANGYKTALLSGDVPQEKRQRLLNDFQENRVTLMIATDVAARGLHIPDVSHVFNYDLPQDVEDYVHRIGRTARFGASGEAISFICEEYAYSMPDIEEYIGEKIPVEPITAQLLADEVIKPGKREPRERVLPFEKRRMSKDQRKSWEFKKPKSDADPAVTPENPPLPETQ; translated from the coding sequence ATGAAAAAAGCACATGTCACTGAAACGCGTTTTAGTAATCTGGAATTGTCCGATTCTATTGTCAAGGGCTTGAAAGAGGCCGGGTTTATTCATTGTACGCCGATACAAGATAGGTCTTTGCCGATTGCTTTACGAGACAGGGACGTCGCCGGACAAGCGCAAACCGGTACCGGGAAAACCGCCAGTTTTTTGCTGGCGACCTTCCAGCGCCTGATTAATGACGAAAGTGAAAAGATCAAGAATCCGCGGGCGTTGATTCTGGCGCCGACACGGGAATTGGCGATACAAATCCATAAAGATGCCTTGCTGCTCGGTAAGTATTTGAATTTAAAATTCGCGTTGATATACGGCGGCACCGATTATCAAAAGCAGTTGGATAAACTCAAGGCCAACGTCGATATTATTATCGGCACGCCCGGCCGTATCATCGACTTTTATAAACAAGGGGCGTTTAGCTTAGACAATATACAAGTCTCGGTGCTGGACGAGGCGGATCGTATGTTCGATCTGGGATTTATCAAGGACATACGCTTTTTGTTAAGGCGGATGCCGGTTCCCGAAAAGCGTTTGAATTTATTGTTTTCCGCTACCTTATCTTACAAGGTGACCGAGCTGGCTTACGAACATATGAATAATCCGGTGATGATACGCATCGAGCCGGAGGAAGTAACTTCTAAAGCAATCAAGCAGTTAGGCTATTGTCCGGCTAACGAGCAAAAAATTCCGCTGCTGTTGGGTTTGTTGAAGAGTCATCAGCCGCAACGCAGCATCGTGTTTGTGAACACCAAGCGTTGTGCCGAACTGTTGGACGATTACCTACAAGCAAACGGATACAAAACGGCTTTACTCAGCGGCGACGTCCCGCAAGAAAAGCGTCAGCGTCTGTTGAACGACTTTCAGGAAAATCGAGTTACTTTGATGATAGCGACCGATGTGGCCGCGCGCGGCTTGCACATTCCCGACGTATCGCATGTATTCAATTACGATTTGCCGCAAGACGTGGAAGATTACGTGCACCGAATCGGCCGGACGGCGCGCTTCGGTGCGTCGGGTGAAGCTATCAGTTTCATTTGCGAGGAATACGCTTACTCTATGCCGGATATTGAGGAATATATTGGGGAAAAAATTCCGGTCGAACCGATCACGGCACAATTGTTGGCCGATGAGGTGATCAAGCCGGGCAAACGGGAGCCCAGAGAACGGGTTCTACCCTTCGAGAAACGCCGAATGTCCAAAGATCAGCGTAAGTCTTGGGAGTTTAAAAAGCCGAAATCGGATGCAGATCCGGCAGTAACGCCCGAAAATCCTCCATTGCCGGAAACTCAATGA
- a CDS encoding TonB-dependent receptor plug domain-containing protein, translating to MQRRFQLRLVLLLLGICGKAVGDSENMDELLTLSPAELAEIPVTIATGTATNLSHSAAVTSVITAEQIASMGATELHEVLETIPGMHATLQPVNYDYSYSLRGIQNTGNSQVLMLIDGTRFSVPYQGTHMAGMEIPVRNIQRIEVIRGPGSALYGADAFAGVINIVTKKAADLDGLSIGARGGYADTKSSWAQYGGNWQGWDVAASLQYSHNGYDADRIIQADLQSQLDAALGTRASLAPGPMQDQNERWNGHLNLQRKHWQLGFWAFDTNGGFRAGAAGALDNLGKRTGSNYLADLRYSTEDLFGDWELQAHASFLHTDVNADIYSFPPGAVLPLSPDGNITSNITAADTRFFRFNDGVRFITGLKNTVPSFELTNLYKGFTDHLIRVAGGFRYEELNSQESRNYGPGVIDTTGLPNSAIYTAGGIKDLTGTPYTFIADHHRDIWSIAAQDEWQIAANWQLTTGLRYDHYSDFGNTVNPRAALVWDINSDLTAKILYGRAFRAPSFLEQYQQNSPLFTGNPSLRPETIQTTELAFDYRPTYNLRTALNLYYYEIKDAIRPVMSNRGVLSAANTAGQNGYGSELEWDWRITQDWNFRGNYAWQYARNQDSHSRVSNVPEHHVYGAVAWSFMPKWQIQTQLNWLGHRISDAGDPRILKDYFTIDVTLNAKRLFGHLDLTASARNLFDAEGAEPATSSYPYNLPIPGQSYYLEASVHF from the coding sequence ATGCAAAGACGCTTCCAACTGCGCCTCGTTCTGCTGTTGCTGGGAATCTGCGGCAAAGCTGTCGGCGACAGCGAAAACATGGACGAGCTATTGACGCTTTCGCCGGCCGAACTGGCGGAAATACCGGTAACGATCGCTACCGGCACCGCCACCAATCTTTCACACTCAGCCGCGGTAACCAGCGTGATTACCGCCGAGCAAATCGCTTCGATGGGCGCAACCGAATTGCACGAGGTCCTGGAAACCATTCCGGGCATGCACGCGACGCTGCAACCCGTGAACTACGATTACAGCTATAGCTTGCGAGGCATACAAAATACCGGCAATTCACAAGTACTGATGCTGATAGACGGCACCCGATTTTCGGTGCCCTATCAAGGTACTCACATGGCGGGCATGGAGATTCCCGTTAGAAACATTCAGCGCATCGAAGTGATCAGAGGCCCCGGTTCCGCGCTGTACGGCGCCGATGCCTTCGCCGGCGTCATCAATATCGTCACGAAAAAAGCCGCCGACCTGGACGGTTTGTCGATAGGCGCACGCGGCGGCTATGCCGATACCAAAAGCAGCTGGGCGCAATACGGCGGCAATTGGCAAGGCTGGGATGTCGCCGCCAGCTTACAATACAGTCACAATGGCTATGATGCGGACCGTATTATTCAGGCGGACCTGCAATCGCAATTGGATGCCGCTTTAGGTACCCGAGCCTCACTGGCGCCCGGCCCCATGCAGGACCAAAACGAACGTTGGAACGGCCACCTGAATCTGCAACGCAAACATTGGCAACTCGGGTTTTGGGCTTTCGATACCAACGGCGGTTTCCGCGCCGGAGCGGCGGGTGCCTTGGATAATTTGGGCAAACGCACCGGCAGCAATTATCTTGCCGATCTACGTTATTCAACGGAAGATTTATTCGGCGATTGGGAACTACAGGCCCACGCCAGTTTTTTACACACCGACGTCAACGCCGACATCTATAGCTTTCCACCCGGTGCCGTTTTACCTCTCAGCCCCGACGGCAACATCACAAGCAACATTACCGCTGCCGATACGCGGTTTTTTCGTTTCAACGATGGGGTACGTTTTATTACCGGACTGAAAAATACGGTGCCCAGTTTTGAACTAACCAATTTATACAAGGGTTTTACCGACCACCTGATCCGCGTAGCCGGTGGTTTCCGTTACGAAGAGCTTAATTCGCAAGAATCCCGAAATTACGGCCCGGGCGTCATCGATACGACAGGCCTTCCGAATTCGGCCATCTATACCGCCGGCGGCATTAAAGACCTTACGGGAACGCCTTATACCTTCATTGCCGACCATCACCGCGATATTTGGTCTATCGCCGCGCAAGATGAGTGGCAAATCGCCGCAAATTGGCAGTTGACCACCGGTTTGCGCTACGACCACTATTCGGACTTCGGCAATACGGTCAATCCTCGCGCCGCGCTGGTATGGGACATCAACTCCGATCTCACGGCCAAAATTTTGTACGGACGCGCATTTAGAGCGCCCAGCTTTCTGGAACAATATCAACAAAACAGCCCATTGTTTACCGGCAATCCCTCCTTACGCCCGGAAACCATACAAACCACCGAGCTCGCATTCGACTATCGGCCGACTTACAACCTGAGAACCGCGTTAAACCTATATTATTACGAGATTAAAGATGCTATTCGACCGGTAATGTCCAACCGGGGCGTACTGTCGGCCGCTAACACGGCCGGTCAAAACGGCTACGGCAGCGAACTCGAATGGGATTGGCGCATCACCCAAGACTGGAATTTTCGCGGTAACTACGCCTGGCAATACGCCAGAAACCAGGATAGCCACAGCCGGGTCAGCAATGTCCCCGAACACCACGTATACGGGGCAGTTGCCTGGAGTTTTATGCCGAAATGGCAAATACAAACCCAGCTCAATTGGCTAGGCCACCGAATTAGCGATGCCGGCGATCCGAGAATATTGAAAGATTACTTCACCATCGACGTAACCTTGAATGCAAAGCGCTTATTCGGCCATTTGGATTTAACCGCTTCCGCGCGCAACCTGTTCGATGCAGAAGGTGCGGAGCCTGCGACCTCGAGCTATCCATACAACCTCCCCATCCCCGGTCAAAGCTACTATCTGGAAGCATCGGTGCATTTTTAA
- the rho gene encoding transcription termination factor Rho: MNLTELKLKQVSEIISIAESLGLENIDRARKQELIFSILKKQAKSGEDIFGDGVLEILQDGFGFLRTPGCSYLAGPDDIYVSPSQIRRFGLRTGDTVSGKIRPPKEGERYFAMLKVESINFESPEQAKNKISFSNLTPLFANKRFRLEQGNGTSEDLTARMIDLVAPIGKGQRGLIVSPPKAGKTMIMQSIAHAIAEKNPECYLIVLLIDERPEEVTEMERCVRGEVVSSTFDEPATRHVQVADMVIEKARRLVEHKFDVVILLDSITRLARAYNMVVPSSGKLLSGGVDANALEKPKRFFGAARNIEEGGSLTIIATALIDTGSRMDEVIFEEFKGTGNMELHLERKIAEKRIYPAININRSGTRREEYLVDPDELQKTWILRKILQPMDELAAAEFLLGKLRDFKTTAEFFDSMKR, encoded by the coding sequence ATGAATCTTACCGAGTTAAAGCTTAAACAAGTCAGTGAAATCATTTCTATCGCGGAGTCTCTAGGACTCGAGAACATAGACAGGGCACGAAAGCAAGAGTTGATATTCTCCATTTTAAAGAAGCAAGCGAAAAGCGGCGAAGACATATTTGGCGACGGGGTATTGGAGATCTTGCAAGACGGCTTCGGTTTTTTACGGACTCCGGGCTGCTCTTATTTAGCCGGTCCGGACGACATTTACGTCAGCCCTAGCCAAATCCGCCGCTTCGGACTACGCACAGGCGACACCGTCAGCGGCAAAATAAGACCCCCCAAAGAAGGCGAACGTTATTTCGCCATGCTGAAAGTCGAAAGCATCAACTTCGAATCGCCGGAACAAGCTAAAAATAAAATTTCTTTTTCCAACCTCACCCCATTATTCGCCAATAAACGTTTCCGCTTAGAACAAGGCAACGGCACCAGCGAAGACTTAACCGCCCGGATGATAGACTTGGTCGCGCCTATCGGCAAAGGCCAACGCGGCTTGATTGTATCCCCGCCCAAAGCCGGCAAAACCATGATCATGCAAAGCATCGCGCATGCCATCGCCGAAAAAAACCCGGAATGCTATCTGATCGTGTTGCTGATCGACGAACGCCCCGAAGAGGTTACCGAAATGGAGCGCTGCGTGCGCGGCGAAGTGGTTTCCAGCACCTTCGACGAACCGGCGACCCGACACGTACAAGTCGCCGACATGGTAATCGAAAAAGCCCGCCGCCTGGTAGAACACAAGTTCGACGTGGTTATTCTGTTAGACTCCATCACCCGCTTAGCCCGTGCTTACAACATGGTCGTGCCGTCGTCCGGCAAATTGCTGTCCGGGGGGGTTGATGCCAACGCCTTAGAAAAGCCGAAACGCTTTTTCGGTGCAGCGCGTAACATCGAAGAAGGCGGCAGTTTGACCATTATCGCCACGGCATTGATCGATACCGGTTCACGCATGGACGAGGTGATCTTCGAGGAATTCAAAGGCACCGGTAACATGGAACTGCATCTGGAGCGCAAAATCGCCGAAAAACGCATCTATCCCGCCATTAACATCAACCGCTCCGGCACCCGCCGCGAAGAGTATCTGGTAGACCCCGACGAACTACAAAAGACCTGGATACTACGCAAAATTCTGCAACCCATGGACGAATTGGCCGCTGCGGAATTTTTATTGGGCAAACTCAGAGATTTCAAAACCACCGCCGAATTTTTCGATTCGATGAAACGCTAG